One region of Tachysurus vachellii isolate PV-2020 chromosome 11, HZAU_Pvac_v1, whole genome shotgun sequence genomic DNA includes:
- the kctd9a gene encoding BTB/POZ domain-containing protein KCTD9a, protein MRRVTLFVNGSSKNGKVVAVYGTLSDLLSVASNKLGIRATSLYNGKGGLIDDIALIRDDDVLYVSEGDAFADPQSDGKAAEDRLGSHSDWLTLNIGGRLFTTTRSTLVSKEPDSMLAHMFRGKDVWGNKRDDRGAYLIDRSPEYFEPILNYLRHGQLIVNEGINLLGVLEEARFFGIEQLAEQIEVAIKNSHPPEDHSPISRKEFVRFLLATPTKSELRCQGLNFSGADLSRLDLRYINFKMANLSRCNLTCANLCCSNLERADLSGANLEGANLQGVKMLCSNAEGASLRGCNFEDPSGLKANLEGANLKGVDMEGSQMTGINLRVATLKNAKLKNCNLRGATLAGTDLENCDLSGCDLQEANLRGSNVKGAIFEEMLTPLHMSQSVR, encoded by the exons ATGCGAAGGGTCACGCTTTTTGTCAACGGATCCTCCAAAAACGGCAAG GTTGTAGCAGTGTATGGGACTCTGTCTGATCTCTTATCTGTTGCCAGCAATAAACTGGGAATCAGGGCCACTAGTTTGTACAACGGAAAGGGCGGCCTTATAGACGACATCGCCCTGATTAG AGATGACGACGTGTTATATGTCTCAGAAGGAGATGCTTTTGCTG ATCCACAAAGTGACGGAAAAGCTGCTGAAGATCGCCTAGGTTCCCACAGCGACTGGTTGACTTTGAATATCGGTGGACGGCTCTTCACGACCACACG GAGTACGCTTGTGAGTAAGGAGCCTGACAGCATGCTGGCCCACATGTTTAGAGGAAAGG ATGTGTGGGGAAACAAGAGGGATGATCGAGGCGCTTACCTCATCGACCGCAGTCCTGAGTACTTCGAGCCCATCTTGAACTACCTGCGACACGGCCAGCTTATTGTCAATGAAGGAATTAATTTACTAG gtGTACTGGAAGAAGCTCGTTTCTTTGGCATCGAGCAGCTTGCTGAGCAGATAGAAGTTGCCATTAag AACTCCCACCCCCCTGAGGACCACTCGCCAATCTCCCGGAAAGAGTTTGTACGCTTTCTGCTCGCTACGCCCACCAAGTCAGAGCTGCGCTGTCAG GGGCTGAACTTCAGCGGGGCGGATCTGTCTCGGCTGGACCTGCGTTACATCAATTTCAAGATGGCCAACTTGAGCCGCTGCAACCTCACCTGTGCCAACCTGTGCTGCTCAAACCTGGAGAGAGCCGACCTCTCTGGGGCCAACCTGGAG ggCGCAAACCTGCAGGGCGTCAAGATGCTGTGCTCTAATGCTGAAGGTGCCTCACTGAGAGGCTGTAATTTCGAAGATCCCTCAGGACTCAAAGCCAACCTGGAAG GTGCCAATCTGAAGGGGGTGGATATGGAGGGCAGTCAGATGACGGGGATAAACCTGCGTGTGGCTACGCTGAAGAACGCCAAGCTGAAGAACTGTAACCTGCGAGGGGCAACTCTAGCGGGAACTGATCTAGAG AACTGTGATTTATCCGGCTGTGACCTCCAAGAAGCCAACCTTCGTGGCTCAAACGTGAAAGGAGCCATCTTCGAGGAGATGTTAACGCCGCTGCACATGTCTCAGAGCGTGAGATAA
- the LOC132853750 gene encoding progonadoliberin-1-like, which translates to MCVKRAIWWMVVCAVVLQVSTQHWSHGLNPGGKRAALQENVEEIPRSSGYACDYADASPRNKIYRMKDLLTRVAEREIGQ; encoded by the exons ATGTGTGTAAAACGAGCGATCTGGTGGATGGTGGTGTGTGCTGTGGTTCTGCAGGTGAGCACTCAGCACTGGTCTCATGGCCTCAATCCTGGAGGAAAGCGTGCAGCATTGCAAGAG AATGTTGAAGAAATCCCGAGGTCCTCCGGCTACGCGTGTGACTATGCAGACGCTTCACCTCGGAATAAGATCTACAGAATGAAAGATCTGTTG acCCGTGTTGCTGAGAGAGAAATTGGACAATAA
- the ankrd39 gene encoding ankyrin repeat domain-containing protein 39 isoform X1 — protein MWPRPLLILKQELISGLTSVTYVAPPPFDLQAQEHSMASYEHQCSCCAHRSTPSVHQSLDEMDFERGIWSAALDGDLERVQSFLKKGTDPNTKDQAGYTALHYASRAAHQSVCELLLDHGACANSQTRGGATALHRATYCGHMSIVKLLLNHRADPCLTDDDGSTPLHKAAEQGHLEMCVLLLSKYPVLKTIKDKKSRLPVDLGPDNKTFLELLKPPQ, from the exons AtgtggccacgcccccttttgATCCTCAAGCAAGAGCTTATTTCAGGATTGACATCTGTCACTTATGTGGCCCCGCCCCCTTTTGATCTTCAGGCACAGGAACACAG catggcCTCCTATGAGCATCAGTGCTCCTGCTGTGCTCACCGCTCGACCCCAAGCGTCCATCAATCTCTAGATGAAATGGACTTTGAGAGAG gcaTATGGTCAGCAGCTCTGGATGGGGATTTGGAGAGAGTCCAGTCATTTTTGAAAAAAGGAACAGATCCGAACACGAAGGACCAGGCTGGATACACCGCTTTG CACTATGCCAGTCGAGCAGCTCACCAGTCAGTCTGTGAGCTTCTCCTGGATCATGGCGCCTGTGCCAATTCTCAGACACGCGGTGGCGCCACAGCTCTGCACAGAGCCACCTACTGTGGCCACATGAGCATCGTCAAGCTGCTGCTGAACCACAGAGCTGATCCTTGCTTAACCGATGATGATGGTTCGACACCTTTGCATAAG GCTGCTGAGCAGGGCCAtctggagatgtgtgtgttgttattgaGCAAATATCCTGTGCTGAAAaccataaaagataaaaaatcaCGCTTACCTGTAGATCTTGGCCCAGACAACAAGACCTTCCTAGAGTTACTGAAGCCTCCACAATGA
- the ankrd39 gene encoding ankyrin repeat domain-containing protein 39 isoform X2, with protein sequence MWPRPLLIFRHRNTVFFFSMASYEHQCSCCAHRSTPSVHQSLDEMDFERGIWSAALDGDLERVQSFLKKGTDPNTKDQAGYTALHYASRAAHQSVCELLLDHGACANSQTRGGATALHRATYCGHMSIVKLLLNHRADPCLTDDDGSTPLHKAAEQGHLEMCVLLLSKYPVLKTIKDKKSRLPVDLGPDNKTFLELLKPPQ encoded by the exons ATGTGGCCCCGCCCCCTTTTGATCTTCAGGCACAGGAACACAG tgtttttttttagcatggcCTCCTATGAGCATCAGTGCTCCTGCTGTGCTCACCGCTCGACCCCAAGCGTCCATCAATCTCTAGATGAAATGGACTTTGAGAGAG gcaTATGGTCAGCAGCTCTGGATGGGGATTTGGAGAGAGTCCAGTCATTTTTGAAAAAAGGAACAGATCCGAACACGAAGGACCAGGCTGGATACACCGCTTTG CACTATGCCAGTCGAGCAGCTCACCAGTCAGTCTGTGAGCTTCTCCTGGATCATGGCGCCTGTGCCAATTCTCAGACACGCGGTGGCGCCACAGCTCTGCACAGAGCCACCTACTGTGGCCACATGAGCATCGTCAAGCTGCTGCTGAACCACAGAGCTGATCCTTGCTTAACCGATGATGATGGTTCGACACCTTTGCATAAG GCTGCTGAGCAGGGCCAtctggagatgtgtgtgttgttattgaGCAAATATCCTGTGCTGAAAaccataaaagataaaaaatcaCGCTTACCTGTAGATCTTGGCCCAGACAACAAGACCTTCCTAGAGTTACTGAAGCCTCCACAATGA
- the ankrd39 gene encoding ankyrin repeat domain-containing protein 39 isoform X3 → MFFFSMASYEHQCSCCAHRSTPSVHQSLDEMDFERGIWSAALDGDLERVQSFLKKGTDPNTKDQAGYTALHYASRAAHQSVCELLLDHGACANSQTRGGATALHRATYCGHMSIVKLLLNHRADPCLTDDDGSTPLHKAAEQGHLEMCVLLLSKYPVLKTIKDKKSRLPVDLGPDNKTFLELLKPPQ, encoded by the exons A tgtttttttttagcatggcCTCCTATGAGCATCAGTGCTCCTGCTGTGCTCACCGCTCGACCCCAAGCGTCCATCAATCTCTAGATGAAATGGACTTTGAGAGAG gcaTATGGTCAGCAGCTCTGGATGGGGATTTGGAGAGAGTCCAGTCATTTTTGAAAAAAGGAACAGATCCGAACACGAAGGACCAGGCTGGATACACCGCTTTG CACTATGCCAGTCGAGCAGCTCACCAGTCAGTCTGTGAGCTTCTCCTGGATCATGGCGCCTGTGCCAATTCTCAGACACGCGGTGGCGCCACAGCTCTGCACAGAGCCACCTACTGTGGCCACATGAGCATCGTCAAGCTGCTGCTGAACCACAGAGCTGATCCTTGCTTAACCGATGATGATGGTTCGACACCTTTGCATAAG GCTGCTGAGCAGGGCCAtctggagatgtgtgtgttgttattgaGCAAATATCCTGTGCTGAAAaccataaaagataaaaaatcaCGCTTACCTGTAGATCTTGGCCCAGACAACAAGACCTTCCTAGAGTTACTGAAGCCTCCACAATGA
- the ankrd39 gene encoding ankyrin repeat domain-containing protein 39 isoform X4, with protein sequence MASYEHQCSCCAHRSTPSVHQSLDEMDFERGIWSAALDGDLERVQSFLKKGTDPNTKDQAGYTALHYASRAAHQSVCELLLDHGACANSQTRGGATALHRATYCGHMSIVKLLLNHRADPCLTDDDGSTPLHKAAEQGHLEMCVLLLSKYPVLKTIKDKKSRLPVDLGPDNKTFLELLKPPQ encoded by the exons atggcCTCCTATGAGCATCAGTGCTCCTGCTGTGCTCACCGCTCGACCCCAAGCGTCCATCAATCTCTAGATGAAATGGACTTTGAGAGAG gcaTATGGTCAGCAGCTCTGGATGGGGATTTGGAGAGAGTCCAGTCATTTTTGAAAAAAGGAACAGATCCGAACACGAAGGACCAGGCTGGATACACCGCTTTG CACTATGCCAGTCGAGCAGCTCACCAGTCAGTCTGTGAGCTTCTCCTGGATCATGGCGCCTGTGCCAATTCTCAGACACGCGGTGGCGCCACAGCTCTGCACAGAGCCACCTACTGTGGCCACATGAGCATCGTCAAGCTGCTGCTGAACCACAGAGCTGATCCTTGCTTAACCGATGATGATGGTTCGACACCTTTGCATAAG GCTGCTGAGCAGGGCCAtctggagatgtgtgtgttgttattgaGCAAATATCCTGTGCTGAAAaccataaaagataaaaaatcaCGCTTACCTGTAGATCTTGGCCCAGACAACAAGACCTTCCTAGAGTTACTGAAGCCTCCACAATGA